Proteins from one Cryptomeria japonica unplaced genomic scaffold, Sugi_1.0 HiC_scaffold_281, whole genome shotgun sequence genomic window:
- the LOC131048226 gene encoding linamarin synthase 1 isoform X2: MGPSVIDKVIQEINAREEENKVTCIIADVWMCFGLQAVATLHELPLAAFHTALVSLFAIRYFSAHLVSLGILHSDEDKKTKYLPCMPALHSGDLPWLWAGEYMFRKGIRMGEEIKDIKWVLFNSFIEIEAPVVETLSKEVGVYPIGPLIPPEFLIDSRTSTKVLPSFRKTDTDCLQWLDKQCAHSVIYISFGSTGILSEKQLEELALGLEATQRPFLWVVRSDLMKGSEANLPVGFLEQVRDRGCIVSWAPQLEVLSHPSIACFVTHCGWNSVQESITMGVPMLCWPYFADQFLNRAYVVDVWKLGLPLNANSQGIIKQGEIVKGVEILQESEQGLEIREEAKKLKIIARDAVKDGGSSWNNFNLFVTAMKRQPNE; this comes from the exons ATGGGGCCTTCAGTAATTGATAAAGTGATTCAGGAAATAAACGCCAGGGAAGAAGAAAACAAGGTCACCTGTATAATTGCAGACGTCTGGATGTGCTTTGGCTTACAGGCGGTAGCCACGCTCCATGAACTTCCCCTCGCCGCTTTTCACACTGCTCTTGTTTCACTCTTCGCCATTCGCTACTTTAGTGCCCATCTGGTCTCGCTTGGCATCCTTCATTCTGATG aagatAAAAAAACAAAATATCTTCCCTGCATGCCGGCGCTCCATTCTGGAGATCTTCCGTGGTTGTGGGCAGGCGAATACATGTTCCGGAAAGGGATTCGCATGGGAGAAGAAATCAAGGACATCAAATGGGTCCTCTTCAATTCTTTCATAGAGATTGAAGCTCCAGTAGTCGAAACGTTGTCGAAAGAAGTGGGCGTTTATCCAATAGGTCCTCTAATTCCTCCTGAGTTTCTGATCGATAGCAGGACAAGCACGAAGGTTCTTCCAAGCTTCAGAAAGACTGACACAGATTGCTTACAATGGCTAGATAAACAGTGTGCCCACTCTGTGATCTACATATCCTTTGGAAGTACTGGAATTCTAAGTGAAAAGCAACTGGAAGAGCTTGCTCTGGGATTGGAGGCCACCCAGAGACCATTTCTGTGGGTTGTGCGCTCCGATCTGATGAAAGGAAGCGAAGCTAATTTACCTGTTGGTTTCTTGGAGCAAGTGAGAGATAGAGGTTGCATAGTTTCGTGGGCGCCACAGTTAGAGGTGTTATCTCATCCTTCCATAGCCTGTTTTGTAACTCACTGTGGATGGAACTCTGTGCAGGAAAGCATCACCATGGGCGTGCCCATGCTTTGTTGGCCTTACTTTGCAGACCAATTTCTTAACCGCGCGTATGTTGTAGATGTGTGGAAATTGGGTCTGCCATTAAATGCGAATAGCCAAGGAATTATAAAGCAGGGGGAAATTGTGAAAGGTGTGGAGATTTTGCAGGAATCGGAACAAGGCCTGGAGATCAGAGAGGAAGCGAAAAAATTGAAGATAATTGCTAGGGATGCAGTCAAGGACGGGGGCTCCTCATGGAATAACTTTAATCTATTTGTCACAGCTATGAAGCGACAGCCAAATGAATGA
- the LOC131048226 gene encoding UDP-glycosyltransferase 83A1 isoform X1 produces MAPHALLIPLPAQGHINPMMQLAWKLVSHGFLITFLNSDSTHNRIHKANTLNSFFDNIRMISAPFEFPPLDSLEGIENRIESLIKGMGPSVIDKVIQEINAREEENKVTCIIADVWMCFGLQAVATLHELPLAAFHTALVSLFAIRYFSAHLVSLGILHSDGIPKEDKKTKYLPCMPALHSGDLPWLWAGEYMFRKGIRMGEEIKDIKWVLFNSFIEIEAPVVETLSKEVGVYPIGPLIPPEFLIDSRTSTKVLPSFRKTDTDCLQWLDKQCAHSVIYISFGSTGILSEKQLEELALGLEATQRPFLWVVRSDLMKGSEANLPVGFLEQVRDRGCIVSWAPQLEVLSHPSIACFVTHCGWNSVQESITMGVPMLCWPYFADQFLNRAYVVDVWKLGLPLNANSQGIIKQGEIVKGVEILQESEQGLEIREEAKKLKIIARDAVKDGGSSWNNFNLFVTAMKRQPNE; encoded by the exons ATGGCTCCCCACGCTCTTCTCATTCCTCTTCCTGCACAGGGTCACATTAATCCCATGATGCAGCTCGCCTGGAAGCTCGTCTCCcatggattcctcatcactttcctCAACTCTGACAGCACTCATAACCGCATACACAAAGCCAACACTCTAAATTCCTTCTTTGATAACATCCGAATGATATCTGCTCCCTTCGAATTCCCGCCATTGGATAGTCTGGAAGGCATTGAAAATAGAATCGAGTCGTTAATAAAGGGCATGGGGCCTTCAGTAATTGATAAAGTGATTCAGGAAATAAACGCCAGGGAAGAAGAAAACAAGGTCACCTGTATAATTGCAGACGTCTGGATGTGCTTTGGCTTACAGGCGGTAGCCACGCTCCATGAACTTCCCCTCGCCGCTTTTCACACTGCTCTTGTTTCACTCTTCGCCATTCGCTACTTTAGTGCCCATCTGGTCTCGCTTGGCATCCTTCATTCTGATG gaattccaaaagaagatAAAAAAACAAAATATCTTCCCTGCATGCCGGCGCTCCATTCTGGAGATCTTCCGTGGTTGTGGGCAGGCGAATACATGTTCCGGAAAGGGATTCGCATGGGAGAAGAAATCAAGGACATCAAATGGGTCCTCTTCAATTCTTTCATAGAGATTGAAGCTCCAGTAGTCGAAACGTTGTCGAAAGAAGTGGGCGTTTATCCAATAGGTCCTCTAATTCCTCCTGAGTTTCTGATCGATAGCAGGACAAGCACGAAGGTTCTTCCAAGCTTCAGAAAGACTGACACAGATTGCTTACAATGGCTAGATAAACAGTGTGCCCACTCTGTGATCTACATATCCTTTGGAAGTACTGGAATTCTAAGTGAAAAGCAACTGGAAGAGCTTGCTCTGGGATTGGAGGCCACCCAGAGACCATTTCTGTGGGTTGTGCGCTCCGATCTGATGAAAGGAAGCGAAGCTAATTTACCTGTTGGTTTCTTGGAGCAAGTGAGAGATAGAGGTTGCATAGTTTCGTGGGCGCCACAGTTAGAGGTGTTATCTCATCCTTCCATAGCCTGTTTTGTAACTCACTGTGGATGGAACTCTGTGCAGGAAAGCATCACCATGGGCGTGCCCATGCTTTGTTGGCCTTACTTTGCAGACCAATTTCTTAACCGCGCGTATGTTGTAGATGTGTGGAAATTGGGTCTGCCATTAAATGCGAATAGCCAAGGAATTATAAAGCAGGGGGAAATTGTGAAAGGTGTGGAGATTTTGCAGGAATCGGAACAAGGCCTGGAGATCAGAGAGGAAGCGAAAAAATTGAAGATAATTGCTAGGGATGCAGTCAAGGACGGGGGCTCCTCATGGAATAACTTTAATCTATTTGTCACAGCTATGAAGCGACAGCCAAATGAATGA